A stretch of the Comamonas testosteroni TK102 genome encodes the following:
- a CDS encoding AAA family ATPase — translation MSKVSLGGIKIEGLRGAARPVELTFEKGKKLTIIYGENGTGKSTICDALDLLGNGKVGSLDTRGLGSAIHKYWPTVGKNASDVRVTLKTSAGDCIASLEKSNVNVANAALRPSVEVLRRAQILKLVEAKPAERYQAISRFVDVALAEASENSLRKLVKDTEDNEKIVIARIDENKRAIESFWERAGKPQASSQIEWAKALVAQDRSSLVARKAMLDQLILKWDALSNHPATIQSLRAAHSQCEAALNGANAKLAGLKDSVAADYLEILGLLKAAQAHLRSHPDPSTCPLCGSAERAKGLAAEVDRRIESQSAYGQLEAARLEVSTKELALNGAKQRLQDAIHAAGLAAQGLSQLFSSDQLSADISLPNVALPSDVALWPDWLTLNQPLRDSWALESTTLAEDARFIGTLKDALTAYEQNAQAAGEHEETLPHLKKMLDIVEGQRKQFTDSVLAGIAQRVGELYDMVHPGEGLNKISLALDEGRRASLDITTEFGGKSDTPPQAYFSDSHLDTLGLCVFLALAERDAPEQKILVLDDVLGSVDEPHVDRVIEMVYDVTARFRHCLVTTHYGPWRHKLRWGWLKHGQCQFVELRRWSLGAGIAYANSLPETTRLRASVNATDPDLQAICAKAGVVLEAILDFLTMTYECSVPRRVGSNYTLGDLLPAIDGKLKKALRVEHRKEDEHGQVTYTPFALEPHLSKLVQIAQVRNVFGCHFNQISFELLDSDALTFGLEVLALADAVIDQDAGWPRSSKSGSYWATSGETRRLHPLRKPS, via the coding sequence ATGAGCAAAGTTTCATTGGGGGGCATAAAGATCGAAGGACTGCGGGGAGCCGCCAGGCCGGTCGAGCTGACATTTGAGAAGGGAAAGAAGCTCACCATCATCTACGGCGAGAACGGCACTGGCAAATCCACCATTTGCGATGCGTTGGACTTGCTTGGCAACGGAAAAGTCGGCTCTCTGGACACCAGAGGCCTAGGCAGCGCAATACATAAGTACTGGCCCACTGTCGGCAAGAATGCGTCCGACGTTCGAGTGACATTGAAGACTTCAGCAGGTGACTGCATTGCTTCGCTCGAAAAATCGAACGTCAACGTCGCCAACGCCGCACTGCGACCTAGCGTCGAGGTGCTGCGACGCGCCCAAATTCTTAAGCTTGTTGAGGCCAAGCCTGCAGAGAGATACCAAGCAATCAGCCGCTTTGTGGATGTCGCTCTAGCAGAAGCGTCAGAGAACTCGTTGCGCAAACTGGTGAAGGATACGGAAGATAACGAAAAGATTGTCATTGCGCGTATTGATGAAAACAAACGGGCAATCGAGTCCTTCTGGGAGCGTGCAGGAAAGCCTCAGGCTAGCAGTCAAATTGAGTGGGCCAAAGCTTTGGTTGCCCAAGATCGAAGTAGCCTGGTTGCCCGAAAAGCGATGCTAGATCAGCTGATCCTCAAATGGGACGCGCTGTCGAATCATCCAGCAACAATCCAATCGCTACGAGCTGCACACAGTCAATGCGAGGCAGCGCTGAATGGAGCGAATGCCAAGCTAGCGGGGCTCAAGGATTCAGTTGCCGCCGACTACTTGGAGATTTTGGGTCTTCTCAAAGCAGCACAAGCTCATTTGAGAAGTCATCCTGATCCATCTACTTGCCCCCTTTGTGGCAGTGCCGAACGAGCCAAAGGTCTTGCCGCTGAAGTAGATCGAAGGATCGAATCTCAAAGTGCGTATGGCCAACTTGAAGCAGCCAGGCTTGAAGTCAGCACGAAGGAACTCGCTCTTAATGGCGCCAAGCAGCGATTGCAAGACGCCATTCATGCTGCGGGACTGGCTGCGCAGGGCCTTTCCCAGTTGTTCAGCTCTGACCAGCTCTCTGCAGATATTTCGCTTCCAAACGTCGCCCTACCGTCCGATGTAGCACTGTGGCCTGATTGGCTTACGCTGAATCAACCTCTTAGAGATAGTTGGGCGTTGGAATCAACAACGCTAGCGGAAGACGCCCGCTTCATTGGCACGCTGAAAGATGCCCTGACTGCCTATGAGCAAAACGCTCAGGCTGCCGGCGAGCATGAAGAAACTCTGCCGCACCTGAAAAAGATGCTGGATATCGTTGAAGGACAGCGCAAGCAGTTCACCGATTCCGTTCTGGCCGGCATCGCTCAACGTGTTGGTGAGCTCTACGACATGGTTCACCCAGGCGAGGGGCTGAACAAAATTTCCTTGGCCCTCGATGAAGGGCGCCGCGCCTCACTAGACATCACCACCGAGTTCGGCGGCAAGTCAGACACGCCGCCTCAGGCCTATTTCAGTGATTCTCACCTGGACACCCTTGGTCTTTGCGTCTTCTTGGCCCTAGCCGAACGAGATGCGCCAGAACAAAAGATCTTGGTTCTTGATGACGTCCTGGGCAGCGTAGACGAGCCCCATGTTGATCGAGTCATCGAGATGGTTTACGACGTCACTGCTAGGTTTCGCCATTGCCTAGTCACCACCCACTACGGTCCGTGGCGACACAAGCTGAGATGGGGATGGCTAAAGCACGGTCAATGCCAGTTCGTAGAGCTGCGCCGCTGGTCGCTAGGAGCTGGCATTGCGTACGCAAACAGCTTGCCGGAAACCACTCGGCTTAGGGCTTCGGTCAATGCCACAGACCCCGACCTTCAGGCAATTTGCGCCAAGGCGGGAGTGGTCTTGGAAGCCATTCTGGATTTCCTCACGATGACGTATGAGTGCAGCGTACCTCGACGCGTCGGCAGCAACTACACCCTCGGTGATCTGCTGCCCGCCATAGACGGCAAATTGAAGAAGGCCTTGCGCGTTGAGCATCGCAAAGAGGATGAGCACGGGCAAGTCACTTACACCCCATTCGCCCTCGAACCACACCTGAGCAAGCTGGTACAGATCGCTCAAGTACGAAACGTGTTTGGCTGCCATTTCAATCAGATTTCTTTCGAGCTGCTCGACAGCGATGCGCTCACCTTCGGTCTGGAGGTGCTTGCATTGGCAGATGCCGTCATCGACCAAGATGCCGGCTGGCCACGAAGCTCTAAGTCAGGTAGCTACTGGGCAACGTCTGGAGAAACCCGTCGCCTCCATCCATTGAGAAAGCCGAGCTGA
- a CDS encoding AIPR family protein has product MAALEPHYLAILKTVLATRFVPYLPPLLGKVSAADQAAKQLSRAFSAFVLHKLLDITPQAAAVSVVDDYQDKGLDAIHYDATTETLYLLQTKLKESEQFKQEDALPFCEGIRLLLKQDFGAFNANVQARKPDIESALDSCSHIKLVVPFTGDGISKTASDALQALLGDEDLDEERLVKQVEYYTASEITRDLLAEQAYAQVHAEIALQKHEKVEHPRSTYYGVARLGDLVTLHQTHGKALYERNIRYFLGSSKSDVNKAIKTTLHDAPGDFFYLNNGVTAVCDLIEPKATKNGAKKFKVRGLSIINGAQTVASAAEFVRQHPGRNIDDAKVMLTLIKAPADGPFGKRVTKARNHQNPVQTANFASLDENQERLRQEIAHLGFEYHYRPEALATGPTAITLDEALRALASQQHDPRYAVWLKSDPARLAKPDSAEYQALFANTLTGAALVNAVLCHRAIRALVVDYELRAPARSQERLIYRHGIHVITAVMMKRLRNRIGAAAVVNVPAINALLSQADTLDQLRQQAFSLGQKRLTFEGPLAYFRNQSNVTAFLADLMETHFALTADQAIAPLRNIQTAADIYPRKRLLDYLSSRAPQL; this is encoded by the coding sequence ATGGCCGCACTCGAACCGCATTACCTGGCCATCCTGAAGACAGTGCTGGCAACACGCTTCGTCCCGTACCTGCCACCGCTCCTTGGCAAAGTCAGCGCAGCCGACCAAGCCGCCAAACAACTCTCGCGTGCCTTCAGCGCCTTCGTCCTGCACAAGCTCCTCGACATCACACCACAAGCGGCTGCCGTATCCGTGGTGGACGATTATCAGGACAAAGGCCTCGATGCGATCCACTATGACGCCACAACCGAGACGCTGTATCTATTACAGACGAAGCTGAAGGAGTCGGAGCAGTTCAAGCAGGAAGATGCTCTGCCGTTCTGCGAGGGCATCCGCCTGCTACTGAAGCAGGACTTCGGCGCCTTCAACGCAAATGTGCAGGCCCGCAAGCCTGACATCGAAAGTGCGCTCGACTCATGCAGCCACATCAAGTTGGTTGTGCCTTTCACGGGCGATGGCATCTCCAAGACGGCCAGCGATGCGTTGCAGGCGTTGCTCGGCGACGAAGACTTAGATGAAGAGCGGTTGGTCAAGCAAGTGGAGTACTACACAGCGAGCGAGATCACCCGCGACCTACTGGCGGAGCAAGCTTATGCACAGGTGCACGCCGAAATCGCCTTGCAGAAGCACGAAAAGGTCGAACATCCACGAAGCACGTATTACGGCGTCGCGCGCTTGGGCGACTTGGTGACGCTCCATCAGACACATGGCAAAGCCCTGTACGAAAGGAACATCCGGTACTTTCTCGGTAGCAGCAAGTCCGATGTCAACAAGGCCATCAAGACCACCCTGCACGATGCTCCGGGCGACTTTTTCTATCTCAACAATGGCGTCACTGCCGTCTGTGACCTGATCGAGCCGAAGGCCACCAAGAACGGTGCCAAGAAATTCAAGGTTCGCGGACTGTCCATCATCAATGGCGCACAGACGGTGGCGTCGGCAGCCGAGTTCGTGCGCCAGCATCCGGGCAGGAACATCGACGACGCAAAGGTGATGCTCACCCTTATCAAGGCACCAGCGGACGGGCCATTCGGTAAGCGGGTAACCAAAGCCCGCAACCACCAGAACCCTGTCCAGACCGCCAACTTTGCGTCGCTCGATGAAAACCAAGAGCGGCTGCGGCAGGAAATCGCCCACCTGGGATTCGAGTATCACTATCGCCCCGAGGCGCTGGCGACCGGCCCCACAGCGATTACGCTGGATGAGGCGCTGAGAGCCCTGGCCTCACAGCAACACGATCCTCGATACGCCGTGTGGCTCAAGAGCGACCCAGCGAGGCTCGCCAAACCTGATTCCGCCGAGTACCAAGCACTCTTCGCCAACACGCTAACGGGCGCGGCACTGGTCAATGCCGTTTTGTGCCACCGCGCCATCCGCGCCTTGGTTGTTGATTACGAGCTGCGAGCGCCGGCACGCAGCCAAGAACGCCTGATCTACCGCCACGGCATTCACGTCATCACAGCGGTCATGATGAAGCGCCTGCGCAATCGAATAGGCGCTGCAGCTGTTGTCAACGTGCCGGCAATAAATGCACTACTTAGCCAGGCGGACACGCTCGACCAATTACGACAACAGGCGTTCAGCTTGGGGCAAAAGCGCCTGACCTTTGAGGGGCCACTGGCCTACTTCCGCAATCAGAGCAATGTGACTGCGTTCCTGGCGGATCTGATGGAGACGCACTTTGCGCTGACCGCCGACCAGGCGATAGCCCCATTGCGCAATATTCAGACTGCTGCGGACATCTATCCACGCAAGCGCCTGCTTGACTATTTGTCGAGCCGTGCGCCGCAACTATGA
- a CDS encoding UvrD-helicase domain-containing protein yields MKLTTHQRQIVQTTRTYVEVHASPGSGKTTTLIQRVKHLMRSGVSADQILVLSFSNNSVDELSDRLQRSFEQKGNSGKKSSTNKKSAHESLPAIKTIHAFARTVVVQSGGSVDVVAPADRFALLKAALCNCRKDAIDRKLWYKLDGTKRRERLDLVRELQKDMHRLKQLLEAMNVAQAQKQGLRDVMTAPQFADSLEPFAPIAIAVQKRLARAKTVAGKLDFGDMLEQAVAAIESGARIPYTHVLVDEFQDGSAAQNLLLAALAARGCQLMVFGDPEQAIYGFAGNHYTPLDEVVEGAVVMPLPESHRLHRQNAELAMAVAGKNTQKIVTTREGAKPVLVTSGGPIEQARAVVRDVQQLLEQGVDPSSIAVLARTRATLKALEQSLLAPGIDTARKGAGRDVRHVQRVLRLVRLVERYAKTQQPIDPDAVAHVVRKVKLADAQDWKSRARGLQKAASSSSLEGRYKECRDIYLKVLGGVRNHPKAQRDINSWLAKCRDYASSIEMLRATKEEKPVVQTMTIHAAKGGEWDHVLVVGVADGELPIFHAKSEAALAEERRLLYVAITRARHTVRLYYAPTQHARGRKAFGGSSRLLEPAKVRRTMTQARG; encoded by the coding sequence ATGAAGCTAACCACTCATCAGCGCCAGATAGTGCAGACCACGCGGACATACGTGGAAGTGCACGCCAGTCCTGGCAGTGGCAAGACCACCACGCTCATCCAGCGTGTCAAGCACTTGATGCGCAGTGGAGTATCTGCGGATCAGATTCTGGTACTGAGCTTTTCCAACAATTCGGTAGATGAGCTCAGTGATCGACTACAGCGGAGCTTTGAGCAGAAGGGCAACTCTGGCAAGAAGTCTTCAACCAACAAGAAGTCTGCCCATGAGAGTCTGCCTGCCATAAAAACCATCCATGCCTTTGCCCGGACCGTGGTTGTGCAGTCTGGTGGTAGCGTTGATGTAGTCGCTCCTGCGGATAGATTCGCGTTGTTGAAAGCGGCCCTGTGTAACTGCCGTAAAGATGCCATTGATCGCAAGCTGTGGTACAAGCTAGATGGCACCAAGCGCCGGGAGCGCCTTGATCTAGTTCGCGAGCTGCAGAAGGACATGCACCGCTTAAAGCAGTTGCTGGAGGCAATGAACGTGGCGCAGGCTCAAAAGCAGGGTCTCCGTGACGTGATGACCGCACCGCAATTTGCAGACAGTCTTGAGCCCTTTGCACCCATTGCAATAGCAGTGCAGAAACGCTTAGCCCGTGCCAAGACCGTAGCAGGCAAGCTGGACTTTGGAGACATGCTGGAGCAAGCGGTAGCCGCAATTGAAAGCGGCGCACGCATCCCCTATACCCATGTGCTAGTCGATGAGTTTCAAGACGGCAGCGCCGCACAGAATCTGCTGCTTGCTGCATTGGCTGCGCGCGGTTGTCAGCTGATGGTTTTTGGCGATCCTGAGCAGGCCATCTACGGCTTTGCTGGAAACCACTACACGCCGTTGGACGAGGTTGTTGAGGGTGCCGTGGTCATGCCTTTGCCTGAGTCTCATCGTCTGCACCGCCAGAATGCTGAGTTGGCAATGGCTGTTGCTGGCAAGAACACGCAGAAGATCGTGACCACACGCGAGGGCGCGAAGCCGGTGCTGGTGACCAGTGGTGGTCCCATAGAGCAGGCACGCGCCGTTGTCCGCGATGTTCAGCAACTGTTGGAGCAGGGCGTTGATCCGTCTTCAATTGCAGTGCTTGCTCGTACTCGTGCAACCTTGAAGGCCTTGGAACAGAGCTTGTTGGCCCCAGGCATAGATACCGCGAGGAAGGGCGCTGGCCGTGATGTACGGCATGTTCAGCGCGTGCTGCGACTGGTTCGTCTGGTTGAACGGTATGCAAAGACCCAACAGCCAATTGATCCTGATGCGGTGGCGCATGTGGTTCGCAAAGTGAAGCTGGCGGACGCGCAAGATTGGAAAAGTAGGGCGCGTGGTCTGCAGAAGGCTGCAAGCTCGTCATCGCTGGAGGGCCGCTACAAAGAATGCCGGGACATTTACTTGAAAGTTCTTGGCGGTGTGCGTAACCACCCCAAAGCTCAGCGCGATATAAATTCTTGGCTTGCGAAATGCCGTGACTATGCCAGTAGTATTGAAATGCTCCGAGCCACCAAGGAAGAGAAGCCCGTAGTACAGACCATGACCATCCACGCAGCCAAAGGTGGCGAGTGGGATCATGTGCTTGTAGTCGGTGTTGCGGACGGCGAGTTGCCCATCTTCCATGCAAAGTCGGAGGCTGCGCTGGCAGAGGAGCGCAGGTTGCTGTATGTAGCCATTACGCGGGCTCGCCATACTGTTCGGCTGTATTACGCACCTACGCAACATGCTCGCGGTCGTAAAGCGTTTGGAGGATCGAGCCGCTTGCTAGAGCCTGCAAAGGTTCGACGAACTATGACTCAGGCTCGGGGCTAG
- a CDS encoding DEAD/DEAH box helicase, giving the protein MNARVQNAVTGRLSLRPPQAESLAKLVRAIESAPALLGHDQDVSAILATLKAEFSTLEDFEREFPSLCFSLATGVGKTRLMGAFIAYLHLAHGINNFFVLAPNLTIYNKLITDFTPNTPKYVFKGIGELAINAPRIITGDNYDQQNISGGELFGEIRINIFNISKINSEVRGGKEPRIKRMREVLGDSYFNHLASLDDLVLLMDESHRYRASAGVRSINELKPLFGLEVTATPFVESTRGPVPFKNVVMDYPLALAMEDGFVKEPAAVTQRNFDAKAHSADEIEKIKLEDGVRLHETTKVELLTYARENGVKVVKPFMLVIARDTTHASQLKTLIESSAFYEGRYADKVIQVDSSRTGAEEEEMISKLLAVESVDEPTEIVIHVNMLKEGWDVTNLYTIVPLRAANARTLVEQSIGRGLRLPYGKRTGVAAVDRLNIVAHDKFQEIIDEANRGDSPIRLKQVILEAPSADDKKVSVQVSSSAMARLGLAEPPPVATSPISAGATSAAAPAPVFTTERERQAARVVMEVIGKYEVRRDIVPTSNALLTPEVQSAILAEVTERLKPAQGELLTEVDDAAPALDLSAVVSKTTEIVVQQTIDIPRIAVVPTGEVTTGFHPFKLGTLPNFQPGQREIVGQELRTNHQFTISREAGIREQRFEDYIVKKLIDYDDIDYFTQAELLYDLAGQAVAHYQAQNYSENELHEVFDTYGAELARLIRAEMMAHFWEEATDYEVQVSRGFTELKPCNYTAVAGQTAHNYRETVTELSKIKQMLFGGFSRCLYPLQKFDSDTERRFAVILERDALKWFKPAKGQFQIYYKLGSEQPEYIPDFVAETDSMIFMVETKKRDDLASDEVKSKAAAAVRWCSHASSHAATVGGKPWRYLLVPHDEIKESERLTDFLRFEVKA; this is encoded by the coding sequence ATGAATGCACGCGTCCAGAACGCCGTCACCGGCCGACTGTCTCTGCGCCCTCCGCAAGCGGAGTCCCTTGCCAAGCTCGTACGCGCCATCGAATCCGCGCCCGCCTTGCTCGGCCACGACCAAGATGTGTCGGCTATCCTTGCCACATTGAAGGCTGAATTTTCGACACTAGAGGACTTTGAACGCGAGTTCCCCTCATTGTGCTTCTCGCTGGCCACCGGCGTAGGCAAAACGCGCTTGATGGGCGCGTTCATTGCCTATCTGCACTTGGCGCATGGCATCAACAATTTCTTCGTTCTGGCACCCAACCTAACGATCTACAACAAGCTGATCACGGATTTCACACCCAACACCCCGAAGTACGTCTTCAAGGGTATCGGTGAGTTAGCGATCAACGCCCCCCGCATCATCACGGGCGACAACTACGACCAGCAGAACATCTCCGGCGGCGAATTGTTTGGTGAGATTCGCATCAACATCTTCAACATCTCCAAGATCAACTCCGAGGTTCGCGGTGGCAAAGAGCCTCGCATCAAGCGGATGCGGGAAGTGCTGGGAGACAGCTACTTCAACCACCTAGCCAGCCTGGACGATCTGGTGCTGCTGATGGACGAGTCGCACCGCTACCGAGCCAGTGCCGGCGTTCGGTCCATCAACGAACTGAAGCCCTTGTTTGGCCTTGAGGTGACGGCCACCCCGTTCGTCGAATCCACGCGCGGCCCTGTGCCGTTCAAGAACGTGGTGATGGACTACCCACTGGCGCTTGCGATGGAAGACGGCTTCGTCAAAGAGCCTGCAGCCGTGACCCAGCGCAACTTTGACGCCAAGGCGCACTCGGCGGATGAAATCGAGAAGATCAAGCTGGAAGATGGTGTTCGTCTGCACGAGACCACCAAGGTCGAACTGCTGACCTATGCCCGAGAGAACGGCGTGAAGGTGGTCAAGCCTTTCATGCTCGTGATCGCGCGGGACACCACGCATGCCTCGCAGCTGAAGACGCTGATTGAGTCATCGGCCTTTTACGAAGGGCGCTATGCGGACAAGGTGATCCAAGTTGACTCTAGCCGCACAGGTGCCGAAGAGGAGGAGATGATCTCCAAGCTCCTGGCAGTGGAGAGCGTGGATGAGCCCACCGAGATCGTCATCCACGTCAACATGCTCAAAGAGGGCTGGGACGTGACGAACCTCTACACCATCGTTCCCCTGCGTGCGGCCAACGCGCGTACGCTGGTCGAGCAATCCATCGGTCGCGGCTTGCGCCTGCCCTACGGCAAGCGAACGGGTGTCGCTGCGGTGGATAGGCTGAACATCGTGGCCCACGACAAGTTCCAGGAGATCATCGACGAGGCCAATCGTGGTGATTCGCCGATCCGACTGAAGCAGGTGATCCTAGAAGCACCAAGCGCTGACGACAAGAAGGTGAGCGTGCAGGTCAGCTCAAGCGCAATGGCGCGGCTGGGTCTCGCGGAGCCCCCACCCGTTGCCACCAGCCCTATCAGCGCGGGGGCAACATCGGCTGCTGCGCCTGCCCCCGTGTTTACGACGGAGCGCGAGCGCCAAGCCGCTCGCGTGGTGATGGAGGTAATCGGCAAATACGAGGTGAGACGTGACATCGTGCCGACGAGCAATGCGCTTCTCACCCCGGAGGTGCAATCGGCCATCTTGGCTGAAGTGACCGAGCGGCTGAAGCCTGCCCAAGGGGAGTTGCTGACTGAAGTAGACGATGCCGCACCTGCTCTTGATTTGTCGGCAGTCGTGTCTAAGACCACTGAAATCGTGGTGCAGCAAACCATCGATATTCCGCGAATAGCGGTGGTGCCCACTGGAGAGGTCACCACCGGCTTCCACCCGTTCAAGCTGGGCACACTACCCAACTTCCAGCCGGGTCAACGGGAGATCGTCGGCCAAGAGCTGCGCACGAATCATCAGTTCACCATAAGCCGCGAGGCGGGTATCAGAGAGCAGCGCTTCGAGGACTACATCGTCAAGAAGCTGATCGACTATGACGACATCGACTACTTCACGCAGGCCGAGTTGCTCTATGATTTGGCCGGTCAGGCGGTAGCCCACTACCAAGCACAGAACTACTCCGAAAACGAGCTGCATGAAGTGTTCGACACCTATGGTGCAGAGCTGGCCCGCCTAATCAGGGCGGAGATGATGGCTCACTTCTGGGAAGAAGCCACTGACTACGAGGTACAGGTCAGCCGAGGTTTCACAGAACTGAAACCGTGCAACTACACGGCGGTCGCAGGGCAGACGGCACACAACTACCGTGAAACGGTGACTGAGCTGAGCAAGATCAAGCAGATGTTGTTCGGCGGGTTCTCGCGCTGTCTGTACCCACTGCAAAAGTTTGACTCGGACACCGAGCGGCGCTTCGCGGTGATCCTGGAGCGCGATGCCTTGAAGTGGTTCAAGCCCGCCAAAGGGCAGTTCCAGATTTACTACAAGCTGGGCAGTGAGCAACCGGAGTACATCCCCGACTTCGTTGCCGAGACCGATTCGATGATCTTCATGGTGGAAACCAAGAAGCGCGACGATCTGGCATCGGACGAAGTGAAGTCAAAGGCTGCAGCAGCCGTGCGCTGGTGCTCGCACGCTTCAAGCCATGCGGCAACGGTCGGCGGCAAGCCGTGGCGTTACCTACTGGTGCCACACGATGAAATCAAGGAGTCGGAACGGCTGACTGACTTCCTGCGGTTTGAGGTGAAGGCATAG
- a CDS encoding site-specific DNA-methyltransferase, whose product MSKQKLELTWIGKEKHPKLEPRILLEDPEKSYHATHRVTENDIFDNRLIFGDNLLALKALEQEFSGQVKCVFIDPPYNTGSAFAHYDDGLEHSIWLGLMRDRLELIKRLLTDDGSLWITIDDNEAHYLKVLCDEVFGRANFVANCLWQKVYSERMDARGFSVSHDHLLVYQKTDAFFPIQLPKDQNAAQFGFFDKKANKYYRRRSLRKEGSESLRQNRPSMWYPIPAPDGKDIFPVKPDGTEGRWRWKKENVPANMDQLEFIQKDGRWEIYVKQYLEESPTRPPSTFWPNEEVGHNHEAKLEVRAFNSADVFSTPKPERLLKRVLEIATNPGDLVLDSFAGSGTTGAVAHKMGRRWIMVELGEHCHTHIVPRLKMVVNGEDQGGISKVVEWSGGGGFRYYKLAPSLIVSDRWGNPVINPEYNAAQLAEALAKLEGFTYAPSEVQWWRHGHSSERDFIYVTTQNLSADQLQALSDEVGSDQSLLVCCAAFHGVSAAKASERWPNLTLKKIPKMVLARCEWGHDDYSLNVANLPIAEKAEPAKEPEATSGTATRKTKKSAATNAGQGGLFGENEE is encoded by the coding sequence ATGAGCAAGCAAAAACTAGAACTCACCTGGATCGGGAAGGAAAAGCACCCTAAGCTGGAGCCGCGCATCCTGCTCGAAGACCCGGAGAAGTCTTACCACGCCACACATCGCGTAACCGAGAATGACATCTTCGATAACCGGCTGATCTTCGGCGACAACCTTCTCGCGCTTAAGGCGCTGGAGCAGGAATTCTCGGGCCAAGTGAAATGCGTATTTATTGACCCACCCTACAACACCGGAAGCGCGTTTGCGCATTACGACGACGGCTTGGAGCATTCCATTTGGCTGGGTTTAATGCGGGATCGCCTGGAGCTCATTAAGCGACTACTGACGGACGATGGCTCGTTGTGGATCACGATTGACGACAATGAAGCCCATTACCTGAAGGTTCTTTGTGATGAGGTCTTTGGCAGGGCTAACTTCGTCGCCAATTGCTTGTGGCAAAAGGTGTACAGCGAGCGCATGGATGCCAGAGGATTTAGCGTTTCTCATGATCATCTACTCGTTTATCAGAAGACCGACGCATTTTTCCCAATCCAGCTGCCCAAAGATCAAAATGCAGCGCAATTCGGCTTCTTCGACAAAAAGGCAAACAAATATTACCGGCGTCGCTCCCTCCGAAAAGAAGGCTCGGAGTCGCTGCGTCAAAATCGACCTTCTATGTGGTATCCCATTCCGGCACCAGATGGAAAAGATATTTTTCCCGTAAAGCCAGACGGGACTGAAGGTCGATGGCGCTGGAAGAAGGAGAACGTCCCAGCAAATATGGATCAGCTGGAGTTCATCCAGAAAGACGGAAGGTGGGAGATCTATGTCAAGCAATACCTTGAGGAGAGCCCAACTCGCCCGCCATCTACGTTCTGGCCGAACGAGGAGGTTGGCCACAACCACGAGGCAAAGCTGGAAGTTCGTGCTTTCAACAGCGCTGATGTGTTTAGCACGCCGAAGCCCGAACGACTGCTCAAGCGAGTTTTAGAGATTGCAACCAATCCTGGAGACTTGGTTCTCGATTCGTTTGCCGGCTCCGGGACTACCGGCGCAGTGGCGCACAAGATGGGGCGGCGATGGATCATGGTTGAGCTCGGCGAGCACTGCCATACACACATCGTTCCTCGGCTGAAGATGGTGGTCAACGGTGAAGACCAGGGCGGCATTTCAAAGGTAGTTGAATGGAGCGGTGGCGGCGGCTTCCGCTACTACAAGCTCGCCCCTAGCCTCATCGTCAGCGACCGTTGGGGTAATCCGGTCATCAACCCCGAATACAACGCCGCGCAGCTGGCGGAAGCGCTCGCCAAGCTGGAAGGTTTCACCTATGCCCCATCAGAAGTGCAGTGGTGGCGGCACGGGCATTCCAGCGAACGCGACTTCATCTATGTCACCACCCAGAACCTGTCTGCAGATCAACTTCAGGCGCTGTCGGATGAAGTGGGCAGCGACCAGAGCCTGCTCGTCTGCTGCGCGGCCTTCCATGGTGTAAGCGCAGCCAAGGCATCCGAGCGCTGGCCGAACCTGACGCTGAAGAAGATTCCGAAGATGGTGCTGGCCCGCTGTGAGTGGGGGCACGACGACTACAGCCTCAACGTCGCCAATCTGCCGATTGCGGAGAAGGCTGAACCGGCCAAAGAGCCCGAGGCTACAAGCGGCACTGCCACACGCAAAACCAAGAAATCCGCCGCCACGAACGCAGGGCAAGGCGGTCTGTTCGGGGAGAACGAAGAATGA